One window of the Anopheles cruzii chromosome 2, idAnoCruzAS_RS32_06, whole genome shotgun sequence genome contains the following:
- the LOC128268508 gene encoding akirin yields the protein MACATLKRSLDWESLNQRPTKRRRCHPFGSPSQSQSPSASSSPSSSSASAVAAAASRRAMEPKPSPFAEATCSKLTPEKMAQNITEEIKRLHRRKQLIFNNHNVERMQDSESSGSEMGPDSPRRPDSPPSMVKNPEKALFTFKQVQMICERMLKEQEDALREKYDTVLTTKLAEQYDAFVKFTYDQIQRRYEAAPSYLS from the exons ATGGCGTGCGCCACATTGAAGCGTTCGCTTGACTGGGAAAGTCTTAACCAACGCCCAACAAAGCGCCGCCGATGCCATCCGTTCGGTAGTCCCAGCCAAAGCCAGAGCCCGTCGGCGTCCTCATCAccctcatcgtcgtccgcaTCGGCAGTCGCAGCAGCCGCCTCCCGCCGCGCCATGGAACCGAAACCATCGCCCTTTGCCGAAGCCACCTGTTCGAAGTTGACTCCAG aaaaaatggcacaaaacatTACTGAAGAAATCAAAAGACTGCACCGCAGGAAGCAACTTATTTTCAACAACCACAACGTCGAACGCATGCAAGATTCGGAATCCAGCGGCTCAGAAATGGGTCCCGATAGTCCCCGCCGGCCCGACAGCCCACCGAGCATGGTGAAAAACCCGGAGAAAGCCCTATTCACATTCAAGCAG GTACAAATGATATGTGAGCGTATGCTGAAAGAGCAAGAGGATGCCTTGAGGGAAAAATACGATACCGTGCTGACCACGAAACTAGCCGAACAATATGATGCATTTGTGAAATTCACATATGACCAAATACAGAGACGGTACGAAGCAGCGCCAAGTT ACCTCTCCTAA